Proteins encoded in a region of the Polyangium spumosum genome:
- the pip gene encoding prolyl aminopeptidase: MAAGPFPTRRTLYPEIEPYRTGRLRVSDVHELSFEESGNPHGKPVVFLHGGPGGGSDGKQRRFFDPAHYRIVLFDQRGCGKSTPHASLVDNTTWHLVSDIERLREHLGIERWQVFGGSWGSTLALAYAEKHPDRVSELVLRGIFLLRKWEIDWFYQEGTSAVFPDAWEVYLAAIPEAERGDLVRAYYRRLTSDDPAVRQAAARAWSVWEGSTSFLLQNQDYITRCAGDTFADAFARIECHYFVNGGFFEHDGQLLTDVGKIRHIPTVIVQGRYDVVCPAKSAWDLHRAFPEANLRIVPDAGHSAFEPGMIHELITATDAFRSKK, from the coding sequence ATGGCAGCCGGACCTTTTCCTACACGCAGGACCTTGTACCCCGAAATCGAGCCCTATCGCACAGGGCGCCTGCGCGTCTCCGACGTGCACGAGCTTTCTTTCGAGGAGTCCGGCAATCCCCACGGAAAACCCGTGGTCTTCCTGCACGGCGGGCCCGGCGGAGGCAGCGACGGGAAGCAGCGGCGCTTCTTCGATCCCGCCCATTATCGTATCGTCCTCTTCGATCAGCGCGGCTGCGGCAAGAGCACGCCCCACGCCTCGCTCGTGGACAACACCACCTGGCACCTCGTCTCGGACATCGAGCGGCTGCGCGAGCACCTCGGGATCGAGCGGTGGCAGGTCTTTGGCGGCTCGTGGGGCTCGACGCTCGCGCTCGCGTACGCCGAGAAGCACCCGGACCGCGTCAGCGAGCTCGTGCTCCGGGGCATTTTCCTCCTGCGCAAGTGGGAGATCGACTGGTTTTACCAGGAGGGCACGAGCGCGGTGTTCCCCGACGCCTGGGAGGTTTACCTCGCCGCGATCCCCGAGGCGGAGCGGGGCGACCTCGTGCGAGCCTATTACCGGCGCCTCACGAGCGACGATCCGGCCGTGCGGCAAGCCGCGGCGCGCGCGTGGAGCGTGTGGGAGGGCAGCACGAGTTTTCTCCTGCAGAACCAGGACTACATCACGCGCTGCGCGGGCGACACGTTCGCCGACGCGTTCGCCCGCATCGAGTGCCATTACTTCGTGAACGGCGGGTTCTTCGAGCACGACGGCCAGCTCCTCACGGACGTGGGCAAGATCCGCCACATCCCCACGGTCATCGTGCAGGGGCGCTACGACGTGGTTTGCCCCGCGAAGAGCGCCTGGGACCTGCACCGCGCCTTCCCCGAGGCAAACCTGCGGATCGTGCCCGACGCGGGGCACTCGGCCTTCGAGCCGGGTATGATCCACGAGCTCATCACGGCGACGGACG
- a CDS encoding ROK family protein has protein sequence MRTLCIDIGGTGIKGMVLDAEGNALTERARVRTPQPADPEAVLGAITKVVGGLGEFDRVSIGFPGVVTEGATRTAPNLHEAWAGYPLAQEAEGRMGRPVRVINDAGLQGFGVIEGRGTEILITLGTGMGFALYVDGFYVPNIELAHHPFRRRKTYEERVCNEARKRLGKRRWNERVRETVAQIAPIFNHHKLYLGGGNARHVEAEGLPSDVVLVDNVACMRGGVRLWSA, from the coding sequence ATGCGCACGCTCTGCATCGACATCGGAGGGACGGGCATCAAGGGAATGGTCCTCGACGCCGAGGGAAACGCGCTCACCGAGCGCGCCCGCGTCCGCACGCCCCAGCCGGCCGATCCCGAGGCGGTGCTCGGGGCGATCACCAAGGTCGTCGGGGGCCTCGGCGAATTCGATCGGGTATCCATCGGTTTTCCCGGGGTGGTGACCGAAGGGGCGACCCGCACGGCGCCGAACCTGCACGAGGCCTGGGCCGGTTATCCGCTCGCGCAGGAGGCCGAGGGGCGCATGGGGCGGCCGGTCCGGGTGATCAACGACGCGGGGCTGCAAGGGTTCGGGGTCATCGAGGGCCGCGGGACCGAGATCCTGATCACGCTGGGCACGGGGATGGGCTTCGCGCTGTACGTGGACGGGTTTTACGTGCCGAACATCGAGCTCGCGCATCACCCGTTCCGCCGGCGCAAGACGTACGAGGAGCGGGTCTGCAACGAGGCGCGGAAGAGGCTCGGCAAGCGCCGATGGAACGAGCGCGTCCGGGAGACGGTCGCCCAGATCGCGCCCATCTTCAACCATCACAAGCTCTACCTCGGCGGCGGCAACGCGCGGCACGTGGAGGCCGAGGGGCTGCCGAGCGACGTGGTCCTCGTCGACAACGTGGCGTGTATGCGCGGCGGCGTGCGGCTCTGGTCGGCCTGA
- the fumC gene encoding class II fumarate hydratase → MTTRIETDTFGSIEVEASRYWGAQTERSLHHFAIGAERFPRPLLRALGLVKKAAALTNAALGLLGREEAARIVAAAEEVIEGKLDAHFPLSIWQTGSGTQTNMNTNEVIANRAIEASGGVMGSKKPIHPNDHVNLGQSSNDVFPTAMHVAIASEISATLLPKLATLRETLARRAEACAEVVKIGRTHLQDATPLTLGQEISGWVAQLDQAKGMIERALPPLYELALGGTAVGTGLNTHPDFSARAVATIAQLAGLPFVPAPNKFQALAGHEAVVFAHGALKTLAASLTKIANDVRWLSSGPRAGLGEITIPENEPGSSIMPGKVNPTQSEAVIMVAAMVQGNDVAVGIAGAGGNFELNVMKPLLLHATLQSIRLLGDVMASFEEHCARGIEPNHTRIAENLTKSLMLVTALAPRLGYDAAARIAKKAHAEGTTLREATLGLGLLTGEEFDTIVRPELMIGPNKSI, encoded by the coding sequence ATGACGACGCGTATCGAGACCGACACGTTCGGAAGCATCGAGGTCGAGGCCTCCCGCTACTGGGGCGCCCAGACCGAACGCTCGCTGCATCACTTCGCGATCGGCGCCGAGCGCTTCCCGCGCCCGCTCCTCCGCGCCCTCGGCCTCGTCAAGAAGGCCGCCGCGCTCACGAACGCCGCGCTCGGGCTGCTCGGGCGCGAGGAGGCGGCGCGGATCGTCGCCGCCGCCGAGGAGGTGATCGAGGGGAAGCTCGACGCGCACTTCCCGCTCTCGATCTGGCAAACCGGCAGCGGCACCCAGACGAACATGAACACGAACGAGGTGATCGCGAACCGCGCCATCGAGGCGAGCGGCGGCGTCATGGGCTCGAAGAAGCCCATCCACCCGAACGATCACGTCAACCTCGGCCAGAGCTCGAACGACGTCTTCCCGACCGCGATGCACGTGGCGATCGCCTCCGAAATTTCGGCCACGCTCCTGCCGAAGCTCGCCACGTTGCGCGAGACGCTGGCACGAAGAGCCGAGGCGTGCGCGGAGGTCGTGAAGATCGGCCGGACGCACCTGCAAGACGCGACGCCGCTGACGCTGGGGCAGGAGATCTCGGGCTGGGTCGCGCAGCTCGATCAAGCAAAGGGGATGATCGAGCGGGCGCTGCCGCCGCTCTACGAACTCGCGCTCGGCGGGACCGCCGTCGGCACGGGGCTGAACACGCACCCGGATTTTTCAGCACGCGCGGTGGCGACGATCGCGCAGCTCGCGGGGCTGCCGTTCGTGCCCGCGCCGAACAAGTTCCAGGCGCTCGCCGGGCACGAGGCCGTCGTGTTCGCCCACGGCGCGCTGAAGACGCTCGCCGCGAGCTTGACGAAGATCGCCAACGACGTGCGGTGGCTGTCGAGCGGGCCACGCGCAGGGCTCGGCGAGATCACGATCCCCGAGAACGAGCCCGGCAGCTCGATCATGCCGGGCAAGGTGAACCCGACGCAGAGCGAGGCCGTGATCATGGTCGCGGCGATGGTACAAGGCAACGACGTCGCCGTGGGGATCGCCGGCGCGGGCGGGAACTTCGAGCTGAACGTGATGAAGCCGCTGCTGCTCCACGCGACGCTCCAGTCGATCCGGCTGCTCGGCGACGTGATGGCCTCGTTCGAGGAGCATTGCGCCCGCGGGATCGAGCCGAACCACACGAGGATCGCCGAGAACCTCACGAAGAGCCTCATGCTCGTGACCGCGCTCGCGCCGCGGCTCGGCTACGACGCGGCGGCGCGTATCGCGAAGAAGGCGCACGCCGAGGGGACGACGTTACGCGAGGCGACGCTCGGGCTCGGGCTGCTCACGGGGGAGGAGTTCGACACGATCGTGCGGCCAGAGCTCATGATCGGGCCGAACAAATCGATCTAG